The sequence below is a genomic window from Leisingera sp. M658.
AATTCCATCCGCCACCTGTTGCCTCGAAACGGCTCGAACGCGGATGGCGGCGATGGTTTTTCTGCACCTGCCAAGGACAATGCTGCATCTGCAGGGTCATAAAATTACCCATACTTGCCAAAAGAGGTTGCAATATTACCTTCTCAATCCTATCCCTCAGGTAACCGCTGCGATTCTGCACCGCGGCAATTGACAGGATGCAAAGGAGGCCATCATGGCATTGGATACCCAGACTGACGTCATGTCGTACGAGGCGCCCGAGAAAGATCTCTATGAGATGGGCGAAATGCCCCCGATGGGATATGTGCCCAAGAAGATGTACGCATGGGCGATCCGCAAGGAGCGCCACGGCGAGCCGAACACTGCGATGGAGCAGGAAGTGGTCGACGTGCCCGAGCTGGACAGCAACGAAGTGCTGGTTCTGGTGATGGCGGCGGGCGTCAACTACAATGGTGTCTGGGCCTCCCTCGGCACGCCGATCTCGCCCTTTGACGGCCACAAGGCGCCTTATCACATTGCCGGCTCCGATGCTGCCGGCATCGTTTGGGCCGTTGGTTCCAAAGTCACCCGCTGGAAAGTCGGCGACGAGGTGGTGATCCACTGCAACCAGGACGACGGCGACGACGAGGAATGCAACGGCGGCGATCCGATGTTCTCGACCAGCCAGCGGATCTGGGGCTATGAGACTCCGGATGGTTCGTTTGCTCAGTTCACCAACGTGCAGGCCCAGCAGCTGATGCCGCGCCCCAAGCACCTGACCTGGGAAGAAAGCGCCTGCTACACGCTGACGCTGGCCACCGCCTACCGGATGCTGTTCGGCCACGAACCGCATGACCTGAAGCCGGGCCAGAACGTTCTGGTCTGGGGCGCTTCGGGCGGCCTGGGGTCCTATGCGATCCAGCTGATCAACACGGCGGGCGCCAACGCCATCGGCGTGATCTCGGATGAAAGCAAGCGCGACTTTGTCATGGGCCTGGGCGCCAAGGGCGTTCTGAACCGCAAGGACTTCAACTGCTGGGGGCAGATGCCCACAGTGAACACCCCCGAATACGCTGCCTGGTTCAAGGAAGCGCGTAAATTCGGCAAAGCGATCTGGGACATCACCGGCAAAGGCGTAAACGTCGACATGGTGTTCGAGCATCCCGGCGAGAGCACTTTTCCTGTCTCGACTTTCGTCTGCAAAAAGGGTGGCATGGTTGTGATCTGCGCGGGCACCACCGGCTATAACCTGACCTTTGACGTGCGCTACATGTGGATGCATCAGAAACGTTTGCAGGGCTCGCATTTTGCCCATCTCAAGCAGGCCGCGTCTGCAAACAAACTGATGGTCGAGCGCCGCCTGGATCCCTGCATGTCCGAAGTCTTTACCTGGAACGATCTGCCGGAGGCGCATATGAAGATGCGGCGCAACGAGCATCTGCCCGGCAACATGTCGGTACTGGTTCAGGCGCCAAAGACCGGCCTGCGCACCCTTCAGGATGTGCTCGACGCCAAAGGCTGATTTGCCGGCGCTTCCAAGATGGACTGAAATCTCCCCGCGAATCATATCTGTGCTTCGCGGGTTTTTTTGTAATTTTATCTTTTTCAGGAAGTTAACTGCTGCGCCCTCCCTATTTCTGGGGAGGCGCGGTTCGGAGGCCGCGTAATTAAGTTGTTGGTGTTGCGCTCCCGGCGCAATTCCCGCGCAATCGGATGCCTTGCAGCAGTAAACTGCCCAAACCCTTGAGGTTGTCATTGACCGCACAAAGCCCCGCACTGCAAAAGAACAACAGTTGTCTGCAACGAACCCCGAGACAGCCTTGCTGGTTGTGAATAGCCGGATCGGGCAGGCTCTGGACTGAACTGGTATACGGCAATGGCACATAAGGCAGAGTTGGACCGCATTCTGGAGGCGCTTGACGCCACCAAGACCCTTGACGGGCTGCAATCGATTATTGACCAGGTGCGCGGCGTGTTCGGGGTTGATCATGCCATGTATCATTGGGTCGACAGCGCCGGCGACCACTACCATTTCGGCACCTATCCGCAGGCTTGGGTCGAGCGCTACCAGGAAATGGCCTATGTGCGGGTCGATCCGGTGGTGGCCGGCTGCTATCAGCGGTTCCACCCGGTTGACTGGAAGCGGCTGGACTGGTCGCCGAAACCGGCTCGCGAATTCCTGAAAGACGCGCTGGAGCATGGGGTCGGCAATCAGGGTTACTCCATTCCGATCCGCGGGCCGAACGGGCAATTTGCGGTGTTTACCGTCAGCCATAATTGCGACGACGAGACCTGGGAAAAGCTCACGGAACGCTGCAGCCGCGATATGATCCTGATGGCACATTATTTCAACCGGAAGGCGCTTGAGTTCGAGCCGAGCCGCAGCCCGGAGCAGGCTCAGCCGCTGTCGCCGCGTGAAGTGGACGCACTGACATTGCTGGCCATCGGTTACAGCCGTGCACAGGTGGCAAAAACCCTGTCAATCTCTGAGCACACGCTGCGTGTCTATATTGAAAGTGCCCGGTTCAAGCTTGGCGCAATCAATACGACGCACGCCATTGCCCGGGCCATGACACTCGGTTTTATTGTAGTTTAACGTCAGAGTGTGGCGGCCATTGTAAATACACTCTGAAATTGCATTATGCAGGCGTAATCTGTCCCCACTGATCTACCAGAAGGGGACTAATCAATGCTTCGCTATATCTACGGCCATGATCTTCACAACCATGCAGACCTTGCACACTCTATGTTCCGCGACCGTGCGGATCAATTCCAGGCCCGGCTGGGCTGGGAGGTGCAGGTGGACTGCAAGGGTGAGGAGCGCGACCGCTACGACCAGCTGGATCCGCTCTATGTGATCTGGGAAATGCCGGATGGCAGCCATGGCGGCTCGATGCGGTTTCTTCCGACCACTGGCCCGGTGATGGTCAATGACGTCTTTCTTGATCTGGCCGGCGGGGTGCCGATCTGCAGCCCGCTGATCTGGGAATGCACCCGGTTCTGCCTGTCCCGCGACGCGGGCGGCAATGTGGCGGGGGCGCTGACCCTGGGCGGGGTTGAGATCATGCGCAATTTTTCCGTCGCGCATTTCGCCGGGGTCTTTGACCGCCGCATGGTGCGGATCTACCGCAGCCTCGGCTTCAGCCCGGACATCATCGGCACCCAGGGCGAAGGCCGTGAACGGATCTGCCTCGGCTTGTGGGAATACACGCCCGAGGTCTATCTGAACGTTGCCTCCAAGGCCGGGATTGCCCCCGATCTGTCGCAGCTCTGGTTCGATCGGTCCTTTGGCAGTGCCGGTGCGGCAGCGCCCATGGCTCTCACTGGCTGATTGAGTCGAAATCCGGGGCCGGATCCTCTGGCGGACCCGGTCCCGCGGCTGTAGGGTCGCGCAATGACAGCTCTGCCCGTACAGTTCTCCGACGACCAGGCCACCGCTTTTGACAGCGTGACCGAGCTCCTGCGCAAGGCAGGGGTGGATCTTGATGACGGGTTGCTGCACCCGCCCCGCGGTGACGCCGGGGTGATGGCAGTGATCGGCAAGGCAGGATCGGGCAAGACGCTGCTGCTGGCCGAATTGTACAAGGCGCTGGAGCAGGCCGGGGTCGAGGTCGTCTCGGGCGACTATGAAAGCCGCAAGAAAAGCGACGACCGCCGCACCCTGGCGATCCTGGCGCCAACCAACAAGGCCGCCAGCGTGCTGCGCCTGCGCGGCGTGCCGGCCACCACAATTCACCGCATTCTTTACACACCGGTCTATGACCCGGAATACGAACGCATCGCCGAATGGCTGGCGGGGCAGGGGGACAAGCCCGAGATTGAAGGGCTGACCGAGGAAGCCCTGGCCCGCGCGGCTGCGTTCTTTGAGAAAAACAAATCAATCCCCGGCGCCCTGGCCGCCGCGGGCCTGCGCGGCTCGGATTTCATCACCGGCTGGAAACGGCGTGAGGAGCCGCTGGACATCGGCTTTGTTGACGAAGCCTCGATGCTGGACGACCGCCAGTTCGAGGACCTGAAGGAGATTTTTCCCAATCTGGTGCTGTTTGGCGACCCGGCGCAGCTGGCCCCGGTCAATCAGTCAGGCTCAATGGTGTTTGATACCCTGCCGGAGCCGCAGCGCCTGATCCTGAACCGCATCCACCGGCAAGAGGCTGGCAATCCGATCCTGGATCTTGCCCACGCATTGGCCGACCCGGAGCTGCGGTTCGAGGATTTTGAGCGGATGATCGAAGACACCGCCCGGCGCGACGACCGTGTGGTTTGGGGCCAGCGGGTTGAGGTTGACCTGATGGCGCGCTCACCGGTGCTGGTATGGCGCAACAATACAAGAATCCGGCTGATCAATGCCTTCCGGAATGTCCACGGCGCTCCGGAGGATGCGCTGATCGCCGGAGAGCCATTGATCTGCGACGGTATCGAACTGCCGATGAAACACCGCAAGAAACGCTTGGACTTGGAGGCACGCGGGCTGATCAAGGGCGCCCAGGTGATCTTTCTCGGGGCCGGCCGTAAACCCGGATTCTCCCGCTTGCATGTGATGGGGGCCGAGGATCCGCAGGTCTCTGCGGCCTCTATCGTGAAAATCGAAATGCCGGATGAGGAAGAGCCGTTCATTCCCTACGCCGCCCGTATGGGCGCTACTTTCCTGCATGGTGCGGCGGTGACCATTCACAAGGCGCAAGGCTCGCAATGGGACACCACTCAGGTGTTTGCTCCGGATATCTATGCCGCCGCCCGCATGGGCCGGGTCGAAGCAGGCCAGCCGCTGTGGAAGCGCCTCGCCTATGTGGCGATCACCCGGGCGCAGGAGCGGCTGATCTGGGTGGTGCGCAACCGATTGGCCAAACCGTCGGGCCCATTGCAGGTGGATGACCTGAAGGCGGTGCCAGCCGCCGCGCTGACGCTGGAAACGCAGGAGAATACCCCGGCATGAGCAAGTCCATCCTGATCACCGGCGCCAGCTCAGGCATCGGCCGCGCCGTGGCAGAATTGTTCCTCGCCGAAGGCTGGCAGGCTGGTCTGATTGCACGGCGGGCGGACAAGCTGCAGGAGGTGGCGCAGGGCCACTCAGGCGCCCATGTGCTGCCTGCCGATGTCACTGACCCGGCGGCTGTGGATCATGCGGTGAACAGCTTTGCCATGGCGGCGGGGCGGCTGGATGTTCTGTTCAACAACGCAGGCATTTTCACCCCGTCCGGCACCATTGATGAAATCCCGTTGGAAGATTGGTTTGCCTCCGTCAATGTGAACCTCACCGGCATGTACCTGACGGCCCGTGCGGCCTTCCGCCAGATGCGGCAGCAATCGCCGCAGGGCGGGCGGATCATCAACAACGGCTCAATCGCCGCCCATGTGCCGCGGCCCCATTCGGCGCCTTATGCGGTCACCAAGGCAGCGATCACTGGCCTCACCAAAAGCCTGTCGCTGGATGGGCGCCCTTTTGATATTGCCTGCGGACAGATCGACATCGGCAACACCCGGACCCCGATGGTCGAAGACCTGAGCCAGCGTCATGCCGACGCCAACCCTGGTGCAGAACCGATGCATACATTTGCGGTGAAGGATGCAGCAAACTCAGTGCTGCATATGGCGAATTTGCCGCTAGAGGCAAATGTTCAGTTCATGACGGTGATGGCGACCAAGATGCCCTATATCGGCCGCGGCTGAACTCTCCCGTCCGTCACCGGCGCATTAGATATGCGCCGCTCCCGTTGGGCGTGGCGCTGCGCTGGCGCGCAGCGTGCCTCCGGCGGGAGTATTTTCGCAAAGGAGAAACAGGGGGGTTCATCTTTCCCAAGTACTCCGGGGTGAATTGGCCGCGAGGCCAAGAGGGGCAGCGCCCCTTTTACCGGTTCCGAAGCAGGCTGAAAGCGGCTGAGGCGCCCCAGCCGGAGGCAATTGCAATGGCCAGTGCCATCAGGCCATAAAGAAACGGCTGCTCGCGGGACATCGAAAACAGGAACCGTTCCAGCCCCACTTTACGCACATCGATTGTGGTCTCGTAACTGGAGACAACCTCGCCGCCGCGGGTTAGAAAGATGCGGGTCTGGTAGTCGCCCTCAGTCAGGTCCGCCGGCATCTCGATAGCGGTGCGGAACAGGGTCTGCTCATCCACTGCGACAGTGTTTTCCCGCAGCGAATA
It includes:
- the ccrA gene encoding crotonyl-CoA carboxylase/reductase → MALDTQTDVMSYEAPEKDLYEMGEMPPMGYVPKKMYAWAIRKERHGEPNTAMEQEVVDVPELDSNEVLVLVMAAGVNYNGVWASLGTPISPFDGHKAPYHIAGSDAAGIVWAVGSKVTRWKVGDEVVIHCNQDDGDDEECNGGDPMFSTSQRIWGYETPDGSFAQFTNVQAQQLMPRPKHLTWEESACYTLTLATAYRMLFGHEPHDLKPGQNVLVWGASGGLGSYAIQLINTAGANAIGVISDESKRDFVMGLGAKGVLNRKDFNCWGQMPTVNTPEYAAWFKEARKFGKAIWDITGKGVNVDMVFEHPGESTFPVSTFVCKKGGMVVICAGTTGYNLTFDVRYMWMHQKRLQGSHFAHLKQAASANKLMVERRLDPCMSEVFTWNDLPEAHMKMRRNEHLPGNMSVLVQAPKTGLRTLQDVLDAKG
- a CDS encoding LuxR family transcriptional regulator codes for the protein MAHKAELDRILEALDATKTLDGLQSIIDQVRGVFGVDHAMYHWVDSAGDHYHFGTYPQAWVERYQEMAYVRVDPVVAGCYQRFHPVDWKRLDWSPKPAREFLKDALEHGVGNQGYSIPIRGPNGQFAVFTVSHNCDDETWEKLTERCSRDMILMAHYFNRKALEFEPSRSPEQAQPLSPREVDALTLLAIGYSRAQVAKTLSISEHTLRVYIESARFKLGAINTTHAIARAMTLGFIVV
- a CDS encoding acyl-homoserine-lactone synthase produces the protein MLRYIYGHDLHNHADLAHSMFRDRADQFQARLGWEVQVDCKGEERDRYDQLDPLYVIWEMPDGSHGGSMRFLPTTGPVMVNDVFLDLAGGVPICSPLIWECTRFCLSRDAGGNVAGALTLGGVEIMRNFSVAHFAGVFDRRMVRIYRSLGFSPDIIGTQGEGRERICLGLWEYTPEVYLNVASKAGIAPDLSQLWFDRSFGSAGAAAPMALTG
- a CDS encoding ATP-dependent RecD-like DNA helicase, with translation MTALPVQFSDDQATAFDSVTELLRKAGVDLDDGLLHPPRGDAGVMAVIGKAGSGKTLLLAELYKALEQAGVEVVSGDYESRKKSDDRRTLAILAPTNKAASVLRLRGVPATTIHRILYTPVYDPEYERIAEWLAGQGDKPEIEGLTEEALARAAAFFEKNKSIPGALAAAGLRGSDFITGWKRREEPLDIGFVDEASMLDDRQFEDLKEIFPNLVLFGDPAQLAPVNQSGSMVFDTLPEPQRLILNRIHRQEAGNPILDLAHALADPELRFEDFERMIEDTARRDDRVVWGQRVEVDLMARSPVLVWRNNTRIRLINAFRNVHGAPEDALIAGEPLICDGIELPMKHRKKRLDLEARGLIKGAQVIFLGAGRKPGFSRLHVMGAEDPQVSAASIVKIEMPDEEEPFIPYAARMGATFLHGAAVTIHKAQGSQWDTTQVFAPDIYAAARMGRVEAGQPLWKRLAYVAITRAQERLIWVVRNRLAKPSGPLQVDDLKAVPAAALTLETQENTPA
- a CDS encoding SDR family oxidoreductase, with product MSKSILITGASSGIGRAVAELFLAEGWQAGLIARRADKLQEVAQGHSGAHVLPADVTDPAAVDHAVNSFAMAAGRLDVLFNNAGIFTPSGTIDEIPLEDWFASVNVNLTGMYLTARAAFRQMRQQSPQGGRIINNGSIAAHVPRPHSAPYAVTKAAITGLTKSLSLDGRPFDIACGQIDIGNTRTPMVEDLSQRHADANPGAEPMHTFAVKDAANSVLHMANLPLEANVQFMTVMATKMPYIGRG